The stretch of DNA TCCGTCTACGCTTCTTCAGCTTGGGATGACAGACGACACGCGGGATCCCGCAAACGGGGAACGAGCCGCGCGCGAAGACGCGATGCGGGAGCTATGAATAGCAACTCCGCGGAGCTCAACCGCAGAACGGGCTCCGCAGCCAGGTCGTCGGATGGTCCGAACAGCCCGAGAAAGCCGAGCAGACCGAGGCAAACCGTAAGGACGACCGCCAATACCTGCGCCGTCCGCGACCACGGCGTTGTTGTCCTCCTAAACGAGGCCCATCCTGCTGGCTTCATAAACAGCCTCCCCTCGCGAATGCACGGCAAGCTTCTGGTAGATGTTCTTGACGTGGGTGGTGACGGTGTGCGGCGAGACTCCCAAGAGCCGAGCGATCTCGCCGAAGCTGAAGCCCTTGGCGATCAGGGAGAGGACTTCCGATTCCCGGCCCGAGAGAGCCGCTTCCGCGGTTGGCCCGGCCGGCGGCACAGGTACTCCCGGCTTGAACCGCTTCAGCAGTTGCCGCGCGATCACCGGACTGATGGGGGAACCCCCGGCGCGCAACTGCCGAATGAGCCCGACGAATTCTTCGGGCATGCTGTCCTTCAAAATGTAGCCGGTGGCGCCGGCTTCGATGCTGGCGAGCACATGGTCCTCATCGTTGAACACGGTGATCACCATGATGTCGGTGGCGGGGTAGCGGCGGGCCGTCTCCCGGATGAGGTCGACGCCGCTTCCGTCAGGCAGACCGAGGTCGGTGAGCAGCACATCCGGCGCGGCCTTGCTCAGCGCCTGCCGCGCGGAGGCAAGGTCCCCGACCGCGGCGAACAGCCTCAATTCCGGGTCGGAGGCAACGATCGAGCAGAACCGGGTCAGAAACGCCGGATCGTCCTCGACCACCATTACCGTGATCATTCCCCTCCCCTCGGCATGGCGTCCCTTGCTATTGGAATCTTCTGCGGCCCGTTGCGCAAGAGCGGTGCAGTGTCGGTGAAACGAACGCCGCAGTAAGCGCCAGTTCCTTGCCTTTCGTGCGCCGCCCCCATCGCGACGCAGCGTACCGATGCGATTACGGCAGCCGATAGGTTCCCCGTTTCTTGCCGATGAAGTTGTAGGTCCCGCTGGCCGCAGGCAGGCTGGTGACGACCTCCCACTCAAGATTGCCTTCGATGCCTTTGTAGTTCCCCGTCCCCGGTCCGAGGGTCGCCGTGCCCTTCTTGGCTCCGGGCGCGACGCTCCAGGGCTCGACGAACTTGTCACCGTCCTTGTCGGTGAACACGCAGTAGCCGTTCCTCGTTTCACCCCCTCTCACCCCAATGCAGTCTCCCGTGGCGTTGTGAAAGATTCCCTGCCCGGCGTCGTTGGTCGCGATCAGCCGGTTGTCCATCGCAACGACCCTGGTCCCATCGCCGACGTCGATCGTACGGCCAAGTGCCCCCGCTGCCGTATATGTCACCGCAAAACTGCCCTGCTTCGGCAAATCCTCGGCAGAGACCGACGGCACGTGGGCGAGCAGTGTGCAAAGCCCCGCTGCGAGCAGCGCGAAACCCGAATTGTGAACAATGTGATCTGAATGGACAGTCATAATCCACCTCCTTGGCAGAATTTCTCTCCAACCACGACGTGGCTGCGGAGGCTCAGCGTAAGGGGGCAAGGGGCTGATCGAAATCCCGTCAATGCGGACAGACATCCCGTGAACACGGGATGACGTGCCGCAAAAGCTTTGACGACGCCTCCGGAGAGGCGCGTGGGACAGCCTACCAATATGCCATCGGCTCGGGCAGTGCCGCGCCGCAGTCGCACGTTCGATCCGCCTTCGCAGAGTCGGCCATGTGCCCGCACGCCTCGCAGCGAACCCAGAGTGCGCCAATCCGTTCGGGAATCCAGACGCTGGTCATGAGCGCCTGGCCGAGCCCCTTCGGCCGAAAGACTCGAGTCATGGCTTCCTTGTGGGTGCCGCCGCGCAAGAGTTGCCGGGGATTTTCCGGACTCTCCCACGCCGTCACCGTGAGCATGCGATGGCCGACGATCATGCCCACCCAGCCGATGAATCCCTCCATCGGCAGCATCTCCACGACAGTCTGGCGCGAGAGCTCTCGGATCTCCTGCACCTCGTCGTCGGAGCGCGCTTCGACGGTAGTAATGCTGAATGCCCCAGGCTTGGTCTTCTTGCTCGACTGGACCGTGGTACTGGTTCCCCATGCAAAGGGACCAATCGAGCAGGGCTGCACGACTACCTGCAGGCCGAGTTGATCGGGCACCACCCGCGAGTCGAAGTAACCCCGCACCGAGCGAATGCGATCTCCCTCGACCTGGATGAAGTCGGCGCCGGCGAGCGTCACGCTGCGTCCGGTAGGCGGCAAGCCGAGCATCGAGCCAGTGTTCGTCCCGCGCATGATCCACTGCGCCGAAATGAGCCCGGCACCGTCGTCGGCAGCGCTCGCGGTCGCAAACGACAGATCCGGAAACGCAGCCCACAACCCCCTTGCGTAGGCGGCAATGGCGTCACCCTGAAGATTCTCACCCGCCGACGGGTCACTGTACGTCCCGCCGCTGGCGAAACTCGCGACGATCGCCTCTGCGTCGCGCCGGTTCCAGGCGTCGAAGTAGCGTTCTGCAACTTGCATGGGACTCATGATTTCCCCGTCGTCGCGTGACCGTGCCGCCGACTCTCGGCTCGCATTGCGCATGTTAGACCTCGCGCGGAGGGAAAGCGATGATGCAGATGCACTGTACGAACGGCTTGCCTAAGCCGTGCGTGTGGGTGCGCCGGACTTGCGCGCGTGCCGCCGCATCAGGATCCGCCACAACTCCTCCATCGTGTGGAATGGAGTCTTCCTGCCGCTTCGGACCTGCTCCACCATGCCGATTGGTTGCGGCGGATTGCCGTTCGCCTGCCGGTAGATTCGTACCACGTAGGTGTCGCCGCCCGTCGCCGGCATAGCGCGATCTCCCGTCCTGATTGGTGACGTGACGAACCTCAGCTCGTGAGCCGGCCGTGGACCGAAGCCGTCATTCCGGGGCAGCCCGTAGGGCAGAACCCGGAATCCGGGAGATTCTCGGCCTCCGTTTCCGTGGTTCCGCTACGCGGCCCCGGAATGACGTGCTGACGTCTCCCGCTCTCCAGCATCAAACTGGCCGCAACAGGGATACCAATCGGTTACGGATTGCGAAACTCAGGCCGCCTCTCGTCTTCAAGGTCCATCCGCTCCGGCGAGCAGTGCGCGGTAAAGCGCTTCGGAGGCAGGCGACGGTGTCACCCCGAGAGTCACCGAAATCGTCTGCCGCAATCGCCGGTACACGGCCAGCCCTTCCGCACGACGCCCGCTGTCCCGGTAGCAGCGCATCAGCCCCTGATAGAACTCCTCCGCCAGCGGATCGGCATCTATTCCCCGCAGGTACAGCGCGATCGCGTCGTCGTGCCGCCCCATTTCGTGCAGATAGCCGGCAAGCGCCCCGACATGGCGAATGAACAAGCTGCGCAGCCGCTCGCGCGGAGAAATCGTCCACGGCGCGTCGCTGTCCTCGGCGAAGAGCACGCCGCCGTAGAGGTCCAACGCCTTTCGCACCAGCAATGCAAACTCTTCCCGCTTCCCTGCCCGCGTCGCACGATCGGCCTCGGCAAGCAACCGCTCGAAGGCCCAGGCGTCGACCCAGCAATTGCACTGATTCAGGGTTACGCGTCCCTCATGGATCTGGATGATCTCGTCGTTGCCGAGCAGTTTGCGCAGTCGGTGCACGGCGATGGCGAAGGCCTGGTGACCGGAATCAGCCTCTTCATCCTGCCATAGGGCTTCGGTGAGACGCGTTTCCGGAACCTCTGCGCCACCGGACGCGATGACCGCCTTCAACAATGCCAGAGGCTTCCTCGGCGTCTTGCGGGGGAATTCCAGCGGCCGATCGTCCTTGAGCAGCAGAAAACGACCGAGCGTGAAGACCTTCACCGGCCACGGCCAGTCCACGATGTCGGGTACTTCCGGAAGCACCCGGCGCTGCCGGATGACCTCCCTGACGAAATCCGGTTCGATGCCGGCTGCGAGCGCACGCGAGCACAAACGAGTGCCATCAGTGGGGCAGAACCACAGGCTCTGCCTGAACGAGAGTTCGCGCGCGAGCCGCAAGGCCCGCCTGAGCGCATCCAGCGCCGTCGCGGGGTCATCTTCGGCGAAGGCGATCAGCGCCTGCTGCATGAGACCCTGGCTCACCACTGCCGGGTAGTCGATGCGAACCGCGAGCGGGAGCATCCGCCCAAGTTGGTCCTTGGCGCCCCCGAGCTCGCCCAGCTCCAGCAGGACGCGGCTGTAGAGCAGCCGGGAGCGCGCCTGCGATATCAGCCATCCGGTTGCTTCCGCCAGCTCGATGGCCCGCTCTGCGTACTTTGCAGCGGTCGGCAGACTGCCTTCGAGCAGCGCGGTGAACGAAGCGAGGTAGTTGTAGTAGCAGCCGGCAACGCCGCAGCTAACGTCCGCATTTGCCGCGATGTCCGCCAGCAGGCTCAATGCAGTCGCAACGTCGCCGCACAAGAGGGCCGCACGGCCGCCGTGCCAGCGCAGGAACGTATCCCAGGTGTGTATTCCGACCCTGCGCGCATGATCGAGTCCGGCAGTCATGGTGGCGAGCGCCTCGTCCAGTCTGCCCAATTCGATCTCGATTTGGATGCGGCCAAGATAGCTGAAGCTTCTCGCAAGCGCGGAGAGATCCTGCACCCGCGACGCTGCTTCGAGTATGAGCTTGGCCGGCACCAGATGTCCCCGCTGTGTTTCGTAGCTCACCGCCAGGTAAGCCAGATAGACGCGGTTCGCGCTGTCGGTTTCGGAGAGACCCAGCGCAATGGCGCGATCCCGCCACGCGCCGAACCGTGGATGCCACGGCCTGCGGTGCTGGAGCGCGACGTACATGCCATAGACGAATTGGTACTCGATCTCTTCCGAGGGAAAACCGGAATCCTCGGCGAGCAGCCCGTCGGCCATGGCAATCCACGGATCCATCTGCTTCACATCCCCCTTGGGGTCGAAACGGATGGCCTGAATGATCCGGGCCCATGACAGCAACAGTCCGGGCCGGTCCCGGTTGCGTTCGAACAATGTGAAGGCGCGCTGGAACCAGGTGATGGCAGCCGCAGGCGCAGCCGGAAGCAGGGCGAATCCGCGCCAGTAACACAGCCACCCATCGTCTTCGATCAGGGACGCCGGCAGGCAATCCAGCCAGCGGCCGAGCACGGCGTAGCGTCCTTGTTCGATGAGCAACTTTGCAGAAGTCAGCGCGATCGCAGCGATACGCTCCCAATTGCCCGTCCCCTGCAGCAACTCGACAGCGGCTTCGGGATGCCC from Betaproteobacteria bacterium encodes:
- a CDS encoding ester cyclase; the encoded protein is MQVAERYFDAWNRRDAEAIVASFASGGTYSDPSAGENLQGDAIAAYARGLWAAFPDLSFATASAADDGAGLISAQWIMRGTNTGSMLGLPPTGRSVTLAGADFIQVEGDRIRSVRGYFDSRVVPDQLGLQVVVQPCSIGPFAWGTSTTVQSSKKTKPGAFSITTVEARSDDEVQEIRELSRQTVVEMLPMEGFIGWVGMIVGHRMLTVTAWESPENPRQLLRGGTHKEAMTRVFRPKGLGQALMTSVWIPERIGALWVRCEACGHMADSAKADRTCDCGAALPEPMAYW
- a CDS encoding response regulator transcription factor — encoded protein: MVVEDDPAFLTRFCSIVASDPELRLFAAVGDLASARQALSKAAPDVLLTDLGLPDGSGVDLIRETARRYPATDIMVITVFNDEDHVLASIEAGATGYILKDSMPEEFVGLIRQLRAGGSPISPVIARQLLKRFKPGVPVPPAGPTAEAALSGRESEVLSLIAKGFSFGEIARLLGVSPHTVTTHVKNIYQKLAVHSRGEAVYEASRMGLV